One Echinicola strongylocentroti DNA window includes the following coding sequences:
- a CDS encoding M16 family metallopeptidase: MSYNIKALPNGIRIVHQEVTHTRLVHCGFILDIGSRDEVKEQAGLAHFWEHMAFKGTKKRKAFHILNRLESVGGELNAYTTKEKICFYSSILKEHFNKAAELLFDITFHSTFPEKQIEKERQVILEEMAMYRDSPDDAILDEFDEVIFQNHSLGRNILGTEETVSSFCQSDFFDFISTRMDTSKVVFSVVGNISFQKVLKQLEPRLNELPTKKSLYRRSDFKHYQPKTETVHKEISQAHCAMGKPAYSLYHPDRYKLFLLNNILGGPSMNSRLNLALREKYGYVYSVESAYQVYKDTGFFGIFYGTEEKTFKKAQNLVLRELKRLREKKLGTLQLHMAKEQAIGQMAMAEENHAALMLVFGKSLLDKDRIDSLDHLFSIIRNTTTEELHDIANEIFREDELSFLTYLPH; this comes from the coding sequence ATGTCATATAATATCAAAGCGTTACCAAATGGTATCCGCATCGTGCACCAGGAAGTGACACACACCAGACTGGTCCATTGTGGGTTTATTCTGGATATCGGAAGCAGGGATGAAGTGAAGGAACAAGCAGGCTTGGCACATTTTTGGGAGCATATGGCCTTTAAAGGCACCAAAAAAAGAAAAGCCTTCCATATCCTGAACCGATTGGAATCTGTAGGCGGCGAACTCAATGCCTATACCACCAAAGAAAAAATCTGCTTCTACTCTTCTATCCTGAAGGAGCATTTTAACAAAGCCGCAGAATTGCTGTTTGATATCACCTTCCACAGCACCTTTCCCGAGAAACAAATAGAAAAAGAGCGGCAGGTTATTCTGGAAGAAATGGCCATGTACCGCGATTCGCCCGATGACGCCATTTTGGATGAATTTGACGAGGTAATCTTTCAAAACCATTCCTTGGGCAGGAATATCCTTGGCACCGAAGAGACGGTTTCCAGTTTTTGCCAAAGTGATTTCTTTGACTTTATTTCCACTCGCATGGACACTTCCAAAGTCGTTTTTTCTGTAGTGGGCAATATCTCCTTCCAAAAAGTACTTAAGCAACTCGAGCCCAGGCTCAACGAACTCCCTACCAAAAAAAGCCTTTATCGACGGAGCGATTTCAAGCACTATCAGCCTAAAACTGAAACAGTACACAAAGAAATCTCCCAAGCTCATTGCGCTATGGGCAAGCCCGCCTATTCCCTATATCATCCTGATCGCTACAAGCTATTCTTGCTCAATAATATATTGGGAGGCCCTAGCATGAATTCTCGCCTAAACCTTGCCCTGAGAGAAAAATATGGATACGTTTACAGCGTAGAGTCTGCTTACCAAGTATACAAGGACACCGGTTTTTTTGGTATTTTCTATGGGACGGAAGAAAAAACCTTCAAAAAAGCACAAAACTTGGTCTTACGTGAACTCAAAAGGCTACGGGAAAAGAAACTGGGCACACTACAGCTTCATATGGCCAAAGAACAGGCCATCGGACAAATGGCCATGGCCGAAGAAAACCATGCAGCACTTATGCTGGTATTCGGCAAGAGCCTTCTGGACAAAGACCGTATTGATTCTTTGGATCATCTTTTCTCCATTATACGAAACACCACCACTGAAGAGCTCCATGACATAGCCAATGAGATCTTCAGGGAAGATGAACTTAGTTTTCTCACTTATTTACCCCACTAG
- a CDS encoding DUF3078 domain-containing protein: protein MHWVSAQDKITDVVPDTVLINGDTLVMLGDSLIIKEEIRPTFWKTGGNYNLSVQQVSLSNWAAGGASSFALNTGVNLFANYKKNNKIWETSLSVNFGFNRQSDRSYQTRKTNDNFKFVSKYGRELSKGFYLSTQLEARTQLLEGYKYFKENGSDIESRNLISDFLSPGYVQSSTGLNYQKEKDDFKFSSILSPFTGRFTIVLNDSLSQAGAFGIIPGDKVKPEAGASLGTSIDMKIMKNVNWKADLNLFSNYGKFGNMAVNFNSTISMKVNKYISTRIETILIYDENVYIEMDDGNKSRAVQLQNLINFGLGIDF, encoded by the coding sequence ATGCACTGGGTCTCTGCTCAGGACAAAATCACTGACGTTGTCCCTGACACCGTTTTGATCAATGGGGACACCTTGGTAATGCTTGGCGACAGTCTTATTATCAAAGAGGAGATAAGACCCACTTTTTGGAAAACAGGAGGAAACTATAACCTTAGCGTGCAACAAGTGAGCTTATCTAATTGGGCAGCGGGAGGGGCTAGCTCTTTTGCACTCAACACAGGGGTCAATTTATTTGCCAACTACAAGAAAAACAATAAAATATGGGAAACCTCCTTATCGGTCAACTTTGGTTTTAACCGCCAATCTGATCGATCGTACCAAACCCGGAAAACAAATGACAATTTTAAATTTGTAAGTAAATACGGCAGGGAACTCTCGAAAGGCTTTTACCTTTCTACGCAGTTAGAAGCTAGGACCCAGCTGCTGGAGGGCTATAAATATTTTAAGGAAAATGGATCCGACATCGAATCCAGAAATTTGATATCTGATTTTTTAAGTCCCGGCTATGTTCAGTCCTCTACAGGTCTGAACTACCAAAAAGAAAAGGATGATTTTAAGTTTTCCTCCATCTTATCCCCTTTTACAGGCCGTTTTACCATTGTACTTAACGATTCACTAAGTCAAGCAGGTGCCTTTGGCATCATCCCGGGAGACAAAGTCAAACCAGAAGCTGGTGCTTCATTGGGAACTTCAATTGATATGAAAATTATGAAAAATGTCAATTGGAAAGCGGACCTTAACCTCTTCTCCAATTACGGCAAATTCGGCAACATGGCAGTCAATTTCAACTCCACCATCAGCATGAAAGTCAACAAATACATCAGTACACGAATAGAAACAATTCTTATCTATGATGAAAATGTCTATATCGAAATGGATGATGGAAATAAATCCAGAGCTGTACAGCTCCAAAACCTGATCAATTTCGGCTTGGGCATTGATTTTTAA
- a CDS encoding lytic transglycosylase domain-containing protein, translated as MFHRPTKTIYSGLIFFILATLNLAYAQAPRVPQTIRFADMTLELNGQAQRDIQLDVDALHRNPSYFKTKMERVDLYMPVIEHVLREQGVPDDLKYLVIQESGLIPDAVSTSNAVGFWQFKKGTAHEVFLQVDNHIDERKNIVASTKGAAIYLKKNNSKFDNWACAMVAYQMGLGGAQNYFGSQYNGDKTMKITRNTHWYFKKYLAHKIAFENQMGKFVSNQHLEVVEVQGPATLSQLAKNLNVSESHLEAYNKWVSRKKIPGGKTYSLTYLATGAPSYQPVLTSSNTITAPTSVPNAVEINHVGYPKITGKQSQPFEKNQIRINGIKGIIAAVSTTSEDFAERIGIRDGKFRRVNDLSKSDPVVKGHYYYTKRKKGKAKTPSHVVRRGETLWEISQAYGIRLHSLKAKNRLYKDEDLKEGMVLKLQKYRRRNEPFEYRQAKPSVPKKQTNTPPPLPSSTETTEKIPIEQPVPSQKHLTHKVVKGETLYAIAKKYRVTVSEIQQWNNMANQSVIHVGQELIIHRD; from the coding sequence ATGTTTCATCGACCAACCAAGACTATTTACAGTGGACTGATCTTTTTCATTCTTGCCACACTAAACCTTGCCTATGCTCAGGCACCTCGGGTCCCCCAAACCATCCGTTTTGCTGACATGACCCTTGAGCTCAATGGTCAGGCCCAGCGGGACATTCAGCTGGATGTAGACGCCCTTCACCGCAACCCCAGTTACTTTAAAACCAAAATGGAAAGGGTCGATCTTTATATGCCTGTAATCGAACATGTCCTACGTGAGCAAGGCGTACCTGATGACCTGAAATACCTGGTCATTCAGGAAAGTGGATTGATCCCCGATGCAGTATCCACCTCTAATGCGGTAGGCTTCTGGCAGTTTAAAAAAGGCACTGCCCATGAAGTGTTTTTACAAGTGGATAACCACATCGATGAACGAAAAAATATCGTGGCATCGACAAAAGGAGCAGCCATCTACCTAAAAAAGAACAACAGCAAGTTTGACAACTGGGCATGCGCAATGGTAGCTTATCAAATGGGCCTTGGAGGAGCCCAAAATTACTTTGGCAGCCAATATAACGGCGACAAGACCATGAAGATCACCCGTAACACCCACTGGTATTTCAAAAAATATCTTGCCCATAAAATTGCTTTTGAAAACCAAATGGGAAAGTTTGTCAGTAATCAGCACTTAGAGGTAGTCGAGGTACAAGGGCCTGCTACACTCTCACAGCTAGCAAAAAACCTTAACGTGAGTGAATCCCACCTCGAAGCCTATAATAAATGGGTCAGTCGGAAAAAAATCCCAGGCGGCAAAACCTACAGCCTTACATATCTGGCGACAGGCGCACCTTCTTACCAGCCAGTCCTCACCTCATCTAACACTATTACCGCACCCACCAGCGTCCCTAATGCTGTCGAAATCAATCATGTCGGCTACCCCAAGATAACAGGAAAACAGTCACAGCCTTTCGAAAAAAACCAGATAAGGATCAACGGCATAAAAGGAATCATTGCGGCTGTAAGCACTACTTCTGAAGACTTTGCCGAGCGTATCGGCATACGGGATGGTAAATTCAGAAGAGTAAACGATCTATCCAAATCAGACCCTGTCGTAAAAGGGCACTATTATTACACCAAAAGAAAAAAAGGAAAGGCCAAAACACCTTCTCATGTGGTCAGGAGAGGAGAAACCCTCTGGGAAATCTCCCAAGCTTATGGAATCCGACTACACTCATTAAAGGCAAAGAACAGGCTATATAAAGACGAAGACCTTAAGGAAGGAATGGTATTAAAGCTACAAAAATACCGTAGAAGGAATGAGCCATTCGAATACCGCCAAGCAAAACCTTCTGTCCCTAAAAAACAGACCAATACACCTCCCCCCTTACCCTCTTCTACTGAAACAACGGAGAAAATCCCCATAGAACAACCTGTCCCATCCCAAAAACACCTCACACATAAAGTGGTAAAAGGAGAAACGCTATATGCCATAGCAAAGAAATATAGGGTCACAGTTTCGGAAATCCAACAATGGAACAACATGGCCAACCAATCAGTAATTCATGTTGGGCAGGAACTTATCATTCACCGTGATTGA
- a CDS encoding polysaccharide biosynthesis protein yields MINWITRTLDSVILFHSIIIAYFLRLNFEWELISAYPVMASGLTFAVLGGSAMVFIESYGWVGSKSRINNIALVAVIVSVALLVTFMLGKLVGPVSEDISSVPLSVLIIAALLAFFTMILYRLLIKEFYGMFVDSRRPKKHIVIFGAGEAGRLSKTVLDSQVGNNQKIHAFLDDDIEKVGDTIGGVPVYKGLQNLRQLKEDLGISDLLISVMCISPKRKKEIIEKCLQLGIKVSIVPSIDEWVKGGFNVGKIRKIKIEDLLSRTEISLDNPAVYHQIHHSVVMVTGAAGSIGSELCRQIIAHKPALLIMVDKAESSLYDIEQEFKVINWKSPVTPILVDIRDKKKMERVFKEFKPDIVYHAAAYKHVPMMENYPEEAVTSNILATKNLADLSVLYNVKQFVFVSTDKAVNPTNVMGASKRIAEIYIQALSDYLDVDKGQVTRFAITRFGNVLGSNGSVIPLFKKQIEQGGPVLVTDPNISRYFMTISEACQLILEAGAMSKGSEIFIFDMGEPVKILELAKKMIQLSDKKIEKDIKIVFTGLREGEKLHEELVCHAERIQVTHHPKIQVVKMDPLAFSKVNYQIEFFERLLVHDSVTDIVRHIKQIVPEYISNTSRYSVLDRMN; encoded by the coding sequence ATGATAAATTGGATCACTCGTACACTTGATTCGGTGATTCTATTCCATTCCATCATAATAGCCTATTTTTTAAGATTAAATTTCGAGTGGGAATTGATTAGTGCCTACCCTGTAATGGCAAGTGGTTTGACATTTGCGGTATTAGGGGGAAGTGCGATGGTTTTCATAGAGAGTTATGGATGGGTTGGAAGTAAATCACGAATCAACAACATCGCTTTAGTGGCGGTAATCGTTTCTGTAGCCTTACTGGTTACTTTCATGTTAGGGAAATTAGTAGGACCAGTTTCCGAAGATATATCTTCTGTGCCTCTATCGGTGTTGATTATTGCAGCCTTGTTGGCGTTTTTTACCATGATTCTTTATCGCTTGTTGATAAAGGAATTCTATGGTATGTTTGTGGACAGTCGACGGCCTAAAAAACATATTGTCATATTTGGAGCAGGAGAAGCGGGGCGGTTGTCCAAGACCGTTTTGGATAGTCAAGTGGGCAATAATCAGAAGATTCATGCTTTTTTAGATGATGATATCGAAAAAGTGGGAGACACGATAGGTGGAGTACCTGTTTATAAAGGATTACAAAACCTCCGTCAGTTGAAAGAGGATTTGGGAATATCCGACCTGTTGATTTCGGTTATGTGCATTTCCCCTAAAAGGAAGAAAGAAATCATAGAAAAATGTCTCCAGTTGGGGATCAAGGTCAGTATAGTTCCCTCTATAGATGAATGGGTCAAGGGAGGATTTAATGTGGGGAAAATCCGTAAAATAAAAATAGAGGACTTGTTGTCTAGGACTGAGATATCATTGGATAACCCTGCAGTTTACCATCAAATCCACCATAGCGTAGTGATGGTGACTGGAGCTGCAGGATCGATAGGAAGTGAACTTTGCAGGCAGATCATCGCTCACAAACCGGCTTTATTGATCATGGTGGATAAGGCAGAATCTTCGCTTTACGATATAGAACAGGAGTTTAAAGTGATCAACTGGAAGAGCCCAGTCACTCCGATATTGGTTGATATTAGGGACAAGAAGAAAATGGAAAGGGTCTTTAAGGAATTCAAGCCAGATATAGTTTATCATGCAGCTGCCTATAAGCATGTGCCAATGATGGAGAATTATCCTGAAGAGGCCGTTACCAGCAATATTTTAGCTACGAAAAATTTGGCTGATCTTTCGGTGCTTTATAATGTCAAGCAATTCGTGTTTGTCAGTACAGATAAGGCCGTTAATCCTACGAATGTAATGGGAGCATCCAAGCGGATTGCGGAGATTTATATCCAAGCACTCAGTGATTACCTGGACGTGGATAAAGGGCAGGTGACAAGATTTGCCATCACCAGGTTTGGTAATGTGCTCGGATCAAATGGTTCTGTAATTCCTTTGTTCAAGAAGCAAATCGAACAAGGAGGACCTGTGTTGGTGACCGATCCCAATATCTCTAGGTATTTTATGACCATTAGCGAGGCATGTCAACTGATTCTTGAGGCAGGAGCGATGTCCAAGGGCAGTGAGATTTTTATTTTTGATATGGGAGAGCCAGTTAAGATCCTAGAACTGGCCAAAAAAATGATCCAGTTAAGTGATAAAAAAATAGAGAAAGACATAAAAATTGTCTTTACCGGACTTCGAGAAGGAGAAAAGTTACATGAAGAATTAGTGTGCCATGCCGAAAGAATCCAGGTTACCCATCACCCAAAGATTCAGGTAGTGAAGATGGATCCGCTGGCTTTCAGTAAGGTGAATTATCAGATTGAATTCTTTGAGCGGCTCTTGGTTCATGATTCTGTTACGGATATTGTCAGGCATATTAAGCAGATTGTGCCTGAGTATATCAGTAATACGTCCAGGTATTCGGTTCTTGATAGGATGAATTGA
- a CDS encoding DNA polymerase III subunit gamma/tau, protein MEVRKTVPIPANLTEAKQQVKTEAVEAQENPVKEESKTTTDQGPAKNNPFDKGKLGAILENAIAGFKQQKRHIEGTLLKQPFEVEENKVKFFLNGELQEHRFAQFKPELIGMLRKKLENYFVEIDFEVKEDAVSEEEKLYTSTDKLAYLSKKSPALKELQKRFGLETDF, encoded by the coding sequence ATGGAAGTCAGAAAAACAGTGCCTATTCCCGCTAACCTCACGGAGGCAAAGCAGCAGGTGAAGACCGAAGCAGTAGAAGCGCAAGAAAACCCTGTTAAGGAAGAGTCTAAGACAACGACTGATCAAGGTCCAGCTAAAAACAATCCATTTGACAAAGGAAAACTTGGAGCAATCCTTGAGAATGCAATAGCAGGATTTAAACAACAAAAAAGGCACATCGAGGGTACTCTGTTAAAACAGCCTTTTGAGGTGGAAGAAAATAAAGTCAAGTTTTTTCTTAATGGAGAATTGCAGGAGCATCGGTTTGCCCAATTTAAACCTGAGCTGATCGGTATGCTTAGGAAAAAACTTGAAAATTATTTTGTGGAGATAGATTTTGAAGTAAAGGAAGACGCTGTGAGTGAAGAAGAGAAACTTTATACCTCTACGGACAAGCTTGCTTATCTTTCCAAAAAATCCCCAGCCCTTAAGGAGCTGCAGAAGAGATTTGGACTGGAAACGGACTTTTAA
- a CDS encoding DNA polymerase III subunit gamma/tau, with protein sequence MENFVVSARKYRPSNFKSVVGQQHITTTLKNAIKNNHLAQAFLFCGPRGVGKTTCARILAKTINCENLSEDFEACNECESCKAFNSNSSFNVHELDAASNNSVDDIRNLVDQVRYAPQKGAYKIYIIDEVHMLSTQAFNAFLKTLEEPPKYAIFILATTEKHKIIPTILSRCQIFDFNRIQIKDIAEHLKYIASEENIDYEDEALRLIAAKADGALRDALSIFDLIVTYSAGNKLTYSETIGNLHILDYDYYFKVTDALLEESVSNVLLIFDEILKKGFDGHNFIVGLSEHFRNLMVCKDAATVELLQVSESAQERYIEQSAKSNLSFLLSALNICNQCDIHYKGSKNQRLHVELALMKLAKLPQAISLAAVAREEAKKKD encoded by the coding sequence ATGGAAAACTTCGTAGTCTCAGCAAGGAAATATAGACCTTCCAATTTCAAAAGCGTGGTGGGACAGCAGCATATTACCACTACGCTGAAGAATGCCATTAAGAATAATCATTTGGCACAGGCGTTTTTGTTTTGTGGACCCAGAGGGGTAGGCAAGACCACATGTGCAAGGATTCTTGCTAAAACGATCAACTGTGAAAATCTCTCCGAAGACTTCGAAGCATGTAATGAATGTGAATCCTGTAAGGCGTTCAATTCCAATAGCTCTTTTAATGTACATGAGCTAGATGCTGCATCCAATAATTCTGTAGATGATATCAGAAACTTGGTGGACCAGGTAAGGTATGCTCCACAAAAAGGGGCTTACAAGATCTATATCATAGATGAGGTGCACATGCTCTCAACCCAAGCTTTTAATGCTTTTTTGAAGACATTAGAAGAGCCTCCAAAATATGCGATTTTTATTTTGGCCACTACTGAAAAGCATAAAATCATTCCTACGATCCTTTCTAGGTGTCAAATATTTGATTTTAACAGGATCCAGATCAAGGATATTGCGGAGCATCTGAAATATATTGCATCTGAAGAAAATATCGACTATGAAGACGAAGCGTTACGCTTGATTGCAGCCAAGGCTGATGGTGCACTCCGTGATGCACTATCGATATTTGATCTGATTGTGACTTATTCTGCCGGAAATAAGTTGACGTATTCAGAGACTATAGGCAATCTACATATATTGGATTATGATTATTATTTCAAAGTGACTGATGCCCTGCTGGAAGAAAGTGTTTCCAATGTTCTATTGATTTTTGATGAAATCCTGAAGAAAGGCTTTGATGGGCATAATTTTATTGTCGGTTTGAGTGAACATTTTAGGAATTTGATGGTGTGTAAAGATGCCGCTACGGTGGAATTACTTCAGGTGTCTGAAAGTGCCCAGGAACGGTATATCGAACAATCGGCTAAATCCAATCTGTCATTTTTGCTGTCGGCCTTGAATATTTGTAATCAATGTGATATCCACTATAAAGGGAGTAAGAACCAACGGTTACATGTTGAGTTAGCATTGATGAAATTGGCTAAATTGCCACAGGCCATCTCATTGGCTGCTGTAGCCCGTGAAGAGGCAAAAAAAAAAGACTAG
- a CDS encoding glycosyltransferase — protein sequence MHHTKDELKATLIISVYKNTTFLKAVLDSLEGQTDHRFEVIISEDGDSEEMRTFVGHYSFQDPFQHLTREDRGWQKNQALNAAIRAANTDWLVFIDGDCVLHPRFMEFHINHANPTTILAGKRVKLDPKTSELLLEGSIKPEEMNAYVRKHFAKIKKRGGEFVEEGFFMDPKGVLGRIVGTRKMRHLKGCNMSFHKDAIYAINGFDEAYTRPAVGEDADLLWRFKGLGYQLGSVRNLAVQYHLYHKESWTDQEENLRIMNENMAAKKYVCSDGLVKES from the coding sequence ATGCATCATACTAAAGACGAGTTAAAGGCTACTTTAATTATATCGGTTTATAAAAACACTACTTTTTTAAAGGCAGTGCTGGATTCGCTGGAGGGGCAAACTGACCATCGGTTTGAAGTAATCATCTCTGAGGATGGTGACTCGGAGGAGATGAGAACCTTTGTGGGGCATTATTCCTTTCAGGATCCTTTTCAGCACCTGACCAGAGAGGATAGAGGCTGGCAAAAAAACCAAGCGCTCAATGCTGCCATTAGGGCAGCCAATACCGATTGGTTGGTATTTATTGATGGTGACTGTGTGCTCCATCCAAGGTTTATGGAGTTTCATATCAACCATGCCAACCCAACTACCATCCTTGCCGGAAAGCGTGTTAAGCTTGATCCCAAAACGTCTGAGTTGTTGCTGGAGGGATCCATCAAGCCAGAAGAAATGAATGCTTATGTAAGAAAGCACTTTGCAAAAATCAAAAAGCGTGGCGGGGAGTTTGTGGAGGAGGGCTTTTTTATGGACCCGAAAGGTGTATTGGGTAGGATAGTGGGGACGCGGAAGATGAGGCACCTGAAAGGCTGCAATATGTCCTTTCACAAAGACGCAATTTACGCAATCAATGGGTTTGATGAGGCATATACACGTCCCGCCGTTGGTGAGGATGCCGATCTGCTTTGGCGATTTAAAGGGCTTGGTTATCAATTGGGTTCGGTGAGGAATTTAGCAGTCCAATACCACCTGTACCACAAGGAGAGCTGGACGGACCAGGAAGAGAATTTGCGCATCATGAATGAAAATATGGCAGCCAAAAAATACGTGTGTTCAGATGGCTTGGTGAAGGAGTCTTGA
- a CDS encoding aminopeptidase P family protein — protein MRYQPLNNTFYKSTRAKLAKMLRPNSVAILNANDLMPTNADGTMKFRQNNDLFYLSGIDQEETILLICPDFPSETMREVLFVRETNEQVVVWEGHKLHQSEAAELSGVKTVRWTSEFDQVLQGILSHVDHVYLNTNEHRGASNEVESRDARFVKKLKEAYPLHRYERLAPLLGELRSIKAPDEIDQLQKACDITEKGFRRVLDFTKPGVKEYEIEAEYLHEFVRHGSRGFGYEPIVGSGANSCVLHYLENDQVCHSGDLILMDVGAEYGNYNADMTRTVPVNGRYTPRQREVYDAVLRVMRAAEKMLRPGVLLQDYHKEVGALVEAELIGLGLLDKRDVRKQDPANPLYRKYFMHGTSHPLGLDVHDVGSIYAPVKAGMVFTIEPGIYIREESIGIRLENNYVIGEKSNKDLMAEIPIEAEEIEGLMNQ, from the coding sequence ATGAGATATCAACCATTAAATAATACTTTTTATAAGTCAACCCGCGCTAAGCTGGCCAAGATGCTAAGGCCAAACTCCGTTGCCATTTTAAATGCCAATGACCTCATGCCCACCAACGCTGATGGGACGATGAAATTCAGACAAAATAATGATCTGTTCTACCTCAGTGGTATCGATCAGGAAGAGACGATCCTGTTGATTTGCCCGGATTTTCCCAGCGAAACGATGCGTGAAGTGTTGTTTGTCAGGGAAACCAATGAGCAGGTTGTGGTATGGGAAGGGCATAAGCTACATCAGTCTGAAGCAGCTGAACTGTCTGGTGTGAAAACGGTACGGTGGACTTCAGAGTTTGACCAAGTATTGCAGGGTATTCTCAGTCATGTGGACCATGTTTACCTGAATACCAATGAACATCGAGGGGCTAGCAATGAAGTAGAAAGCAGGGATGCGCGTTTTGTTAAAAAGCTAAAAGAAGCCTATCCGCTTCATCGGTATGAGCGACTGGCGCCTTTGTTGGGCGAGCTGAGGTCGATCAAAGCTCCAGATGAAATCGACCAACTGCAAAAGGCTTGTGATATTACCGAAAAGGGATTTAGAAGGGTGTTGGATTTTACGAAGCCAGGGGTTAAGGAATATGAGATTGAAGCGGAATACCTGCATGAATTTGTCCGTCATGGCAGCAGGGGGTTCGGCTACGAGCCCATAGTCGGATCCGGTGCCAATTCCTGTGTACTTCATTACTTGGAAAATGATCAGGTATGCCACTCGGGCGACCTGATCCTGATGGATGTAGGAGCCGAATACGGTAATTATAATGCGGACATGACCCGGACGGTACCCGTAAATGGCCGTTACACACCTAGGCAGCGAGAAGTGTATGATGCGGTGCTTCGAGTCATGAGAGCGGCCGAAAAGATGCTCAGACCAGGAGTCCTATTACAGGATTACCACAAGGAAGTGGGGGCGTTGGTGGAGGCGGAATTGATCGGACTAGGGCTGCTGGACAAGCGCGATGTGCGTAAGCAGGACCCCGCCAACCCTCTCTACCGGAAGTACTTTATGCATGGTACATCGCATCCATTGGGATTGGACGTGCATGATGTAGGTTCGATCTATGCACCCGTAAAGGCAGGGATGGTCTTTACCATCGAGCCGGGGATCTATATCCGTGAGGAGTCCATTGGGATCAGGCTGGAAAATAATTATGTAATCGGGGAAAAGTCAAACAAGGATTTAATGGCCGAGATCCCGATCGAAGCAGAGGAGATAGAGGGGCTGATGAACCAATAA
- a CDS encoding sugar transferase, protein MYRDLVKPSFDRIAGFTGLVMLSPFIVFLALVLAIDFMGNPFFVQYRVGKNGRIFRLFKLRTMRHSQKKDLNITDKGRMTSLGRVLRKTSLDELPQFLNMALGDMSLVGPRPLLVEYLPLYNKEEAKRHLVKPGITGLAQINGRNALSWEEKFAYDLHYVYQLSFWLDIKIFIKSVLKPFDGKGIYGDNDEVKPFKGTRS, encoded by the coding sequence ATGTATCGAGATCTTGTTAAGCCAAGTTTTGATCGTATTGCCGGCTTTACGGGGCTGGTAATGTTGAGTCCATTTATTGTTTTCTTGGCGCTCGTATTGGCCATTGATTTTATGGGAAATCCTTTTTTTGTACAATATAGAGTAGGGAAAAACGGACGAATATTCCGTTTATTCAAACTACGAACGATGAGGCATTCACAAAAAAAGGATCTTAATATTACTGATAAGGGTCGCATGACTTCTTTAGGGCGGGTATTAAGGAAAACTTCGTTAGATGAACTGCCTCAGTTCCTGAATATGGCTTTAGGTGATATGAGCTTGGTGGGACCAAGGCCTTTGTTGGTGGAATACTTGCCTTTATATAATAAAGAAGAGGCAAAAAGGCACTTGGTAAAACCCGGGATTACCGGATTGGCGCAAATAAATGGGCGAAATGCACTTTCTTGGGAAGAGAAGTTTGCTTACGATTTGCATTATGTTTATCAATTGAGTTTTTGGTTAGATATAAAGATTTTCATTAAGTCTGTCTTGAAACCTTTTGATGGTAAAGGTATTTACGGAGATAATGACGAGGTAAAACCATTTAAAGGTACACGGTCATAA